In a genomic window of Telopea speciosissima isolate NSW1024214 ecotype Mountain lineage chromosome 5, Tspe_v1, whole genome shotgun sequence:
- the LOC122662995 gene encoding uncharacterized protein LOC122662995, which produces MNESKDIETYMVRVNEVVNAIRGLGHTLSDSEICQKILRSLLPKYDSKVPVIEDHDDIDNLTLDVWQGKLKAYEMRTGKGKLDSDDEAEANSVRKLTRGKGKYQSKLPFKCFRCGDIGYYAASCPQKKKFRGNDDEDNNNKEKCEGKKRQFIKRRFPKKKIFISKESDDFLSDSEIDEDSDNDINECLFMTYEINKDESQPFEEIEEVKAVVVLEGELEEALEMLAIEKKKNKKLVKVCIKQEKELESLKGSQTTLNDLETQLAFKVTQCNKLTQENDILQSQIKEYEDKISYYELMWGELNELK; this is translated from the exons ATGAATGAAAGTAAAGATATTGAAACATATATGGTTAGAGTCAATGAAGTTGTAAATGCTATCAGAGGTCTAGGTCATACATTGAGTGACTCAGAGATTTGTCAGAAGATACTCAGATCACTTTTGCCCAAATATGACTCCAAGGTACCAGTTATTGAAGATCATGATGATATAGACAACttaacattggatgtttggcaAGGAAAGCTGAAAGCCTATGAGATGAGAACTGGGAAAGGAAAG TTggatagtgatgatgaggctGAAGCAAACTCTGTTAGAAAGCTCACCAGAGGGAAAGGCAAGTATCAAAGCAAGCTTCCATTCAAGTGTTTCAGGTGTGGTGATATTGGTTACTATGCTGCCTCGTGTCCTCAAAAGAAGAAATTCAGAGGCAATGATGAtgaagacaacaacaacaaagaaaaatgcGAAGGGAAGAAACGGCAATTTATTAAGAGAAGATTCCCCAAGAAGAAGATTTTTATCTCCAAGGAGAGTGATGACTTCTTATCTGATTCAGAGATTGATGAAGATTCAGACAATGATATCAATGAGTGTCTATTCATGACTTATGAAATCAATAAGGATGAAAGTCAGCCTTTTGAAGAGATAGAGGAAGTGAAAGCTGTAGTGGTTCTTGAGGGTGAGTTAGAAGAGGCTCTTGAGATGCTTGctattgagaagaaaaagaataagaagctGGTTAAGGTTTgcataaaacaagaaaaagaattgGAGAGTTTGAAAGGCAGCCAGACAACTTTGAACGATCTTGAGACTCAACTTGCATTCAAGGTTACTCAATGCAACAAGCTTACTCAAGAAAATGATATTCTTCAAAGCCAAATCAAAGAGTATGAAGACAAAATCAGCTACTATGAGCTGATGTGGGGTGAACTTAATGAGTTGAAATAG